One segment of uncultured Propionivibrio sp. DNA contains the following:
- a CDS encoding transketolase C-terminal domain-containing protein, with the protein MLKQMEGSQAVAEAIALCRPEVICAYPISPQTHIVEGLGEMVKGGELPECEFINVESEFAAMSVAIGSSAAGARTYTATAAQGLLFMVEAVYNASGLGLPIVMTVANRAIGAPINIWNDHSDSISQRDSGWIQLFAETNQEAVDLHIQAFKLAEELSLPVMVCMDGFILTHAYERVDIPSKEQVDAFLPKYEPRQVLDPNDPVSIGAMVGPEAFTEVRYLEHEKQMQALELIPEIAAEFKTGFQRDSGGLVRGYRLEDADTVVVAMGSVLGTIKDTIDEMRDAGIKIGVLGVISFRPFPLEAVRAALKNAKRVVVVEKTFAVGIGGILATDIRTAMDGIAIRDYTVVAGLGGRPITRKSLREVFNKATFDELPALTFLDLDWAIVNKQLARERAKRRSGPTAENILRDVGDHVAQHS; encoded by the coding sequence ATGCTTAAGCAAATGGAAGGCTCGCAGGCCGTCGCCGAAGCGATCGCGCTGTGCCGTCCGGAAGTCATCTGCGCCTATCCGATCTCTCCGCAGACCCACATCGTCGAAGGGCTTGGCGAGATGGTCAAGGGCGGCGAACTGCCGGAATGCGAATTCATCAACGTCGAATCCGAATTTGCCGCGATGAGCGTGGCCATCGGCTCCTCCGCCGCCGGCGCCCGTACCTACACGGCGACCGCCGCGCAGGGCCTGCTGTTCATGGTCGAAGCCGTCTATAACGCGTCCGGCCTCGGCCTGCCGATCGTGATGACCGTCGCCAACCGCGCGATCGGCGCCCCGATCAACATCTGGAACGACCACTCCGACTCGATCTCGCAACGCGACAGCGGCTGGATCCAGCTCTTCGCCGAAACCAACCAGGAAGCCGTCGACCTGCACATTCAGGCTTTCAAGCTGGCCGAGGAATTGTCGCTGCCGGTGATGGTCTGCATGGACGGTTTCATCCTCACCCACGCCTACGAGCGCGTCGACATTCCGAGCAAGGAGCAGGTCGACGCCTTCCTGCCCAAGTACGAACCACGCCAGGTGCTCGACCCCAACGATCCGGTCTCGATCGGCGCGATGGTCGGTCCCGAGGCTTTCACCGAAGTCCGCTATCTCGAACACGAAAAGCAGATGCAGGCGCTCGAACTGATCCCGGAAATCGCCGCCGAGTTCAAGACAGGCTTCCAGCGCGACTCGGGCGGTCTGGTCCGCGGCTATCGCCTCGAAGACGCCGACACCGTCGTCGTCGCCATGGGTTCGGTACTCGGCACGATCAAGGACACCATCGACGAGATGCGCGATGCCGGCATCAAGATCGGCGTCCTCGGCGTCATCTCCTTCCGTCCGTTCCCGCTCGAAGCGGTGCGCGCCGCGCTGAAGAACGCCAAACGCGTCGTCGTCGTCGAGAAGACCTTCGCCGTCGGCATCGGCGGCATCCTCGCGACCGACATTCGCACGGCCATGGACGGCATCGCCATCCGTGACTACACCGTCGTCGCCGGTCTCGGCGGTCGTCCGATCACGCGCAAGTCGCTGCGCGAGGTCTTCAACAAGGCCACGTTCGACGAACTGCCCGCACTGACCTTCCTCGATCTCGACTGGGCCATCGTCAACAAGCAGCTGGCGCGCGAACGCGCCAAGCGCCGTTCCGGCCCGACCGCCGAAAACATCCTGCGCGACGTGGGCGACCATGTTGCCCAACACAGTTGA
- a CDS encoding thiamine pyrophosphate-dependent enzyme: protein MSFQPVKFYQTGTFTVGNRLLEPDQRSVQANMERTNSLNSGHRACQGCGEALGARYAIDAAMHATNNQLIAANATGCLEVFSTPYPETSWQVPWIHSLFGNAAAVATGIAAAIKVKRQKGETKEDVRVVAQGGDGGTTDIGFGCLSGMFERNDDVLYICYDNGGYMNTGVQRSSATPPAARTATTMPVGAEPGNPFGQGKFVPSIAMAHEIPYVATATVADLRDLEHKVKKAMTFRGARYIHILVPCPLGWGAASGDTIKLSRLAKETGLFPVFEAQYGEITGSAKIREPLPVEEYLRPQKRFAHLFGKKPAYETIVRLQALADRNIRRYSLLDKEAN from the coding sequence ATGAGCTTTCAACCCGTCAAGTTTTACCAGACCGGTACCTTTACCGTCGGCAACCGCCTGCTCGAACCCGATCAGCGCAGCGTGCAGGCCAACATGGAGCGGACCAACTCGCTCAACTCCGGCCACCGCGCCTGCCAGGGCTGCGGCGAGGCGCTCGGCGCCCGTTACGCCATCGACGCGGCGATGCACGCGACCAACAACCAGTTGATCGCCGCCAACGCCACCGGCTGTCTTGAAGTCTTCTCGACGCCCTACCCGGAAACCTCGTGGCAGGTTCCCTGGATTCACTCGCTGTTCGGCAACGCCGCTGCCGTCGCCACCGGTATCGCCGCGGCGATCAAGGTCAAGCGCCAGAAGGGCGAGACCAAGGAAGACGTGCGCGTCGTCGCCCAGGGCGGCGACGGCGGCACGACCGACATCGGCTTCGGCTGCCTGTCCGGCATGTTCGAGCGTAACGACGATGTGCTCTACATCTGCTATGACAACGGCGGTTACATGAATACCGGCGTCCAGCGCAGCTCGGCGACGCCTCCGGCCGCGCGCACGGCGACCACCATGCCGGTCGGTGCCGAACCCGGCAACCCCTTCGGCCAAGGCAAGTTCGTGCCGTCGATCGCGATGGCGCACGAAATCCCCTACGTCGCCACCGCCACTGTTGCCGACCTGCGCGACCTTGAACACAAGGTCAAGAAGGCGATGACTTTCCGCGGCGCCCGCTACATCCATATCCTCGTTCCCTGCCCGCTCGGCTGGGGAGCCGCCTCGGGCGACACGATCAAACTCTCGCGCCTGGCCAAGGAAACCGGTTTGTTCCCGGTGTTCGAAGCGCAGTACGGCGAAATCACCGGCTCGGCCAAGATTCGCGAACCGCTGCCGGTCGAGGAGTACCTGCGTCCGCAGAAACGTTTCGCCCACCTGTTCGGCAAGAAGCCGGCCTATGAAACCATCGTCCGCCTGCAGGCGCTCGCGGACCGTAACATCCGCAGATACTCGCTGCTCGACAAGGAGGCGAACTGA